A single region of the Salvia miltiorrhiza cultivar Shanhuang (shh) chromosome 8, IMPLAD_Smil_shh, whole genome shotgun sequence genome encodes:
- the LOC130996714 gene encoding uncharacterized protein LOC130996714, translated as MKRADRPFDDWDDWSVFHYMEKLHLSLPWEKDNVGESLAVGDTLDNTNRQPEEGRPPPHIQRKQNIVDVCIKCLFCLCPTQTAGDHQICVLPCGLVCGYSCMAKIIADETETCPMCGENHMEFDVTKLDILPEQMATEE; from the exons ATGAAGAGAGCCGATCGCCCCTTTGATGACTGGGATGATTGGTCCGTATTTCATTACATGGAAAAACTTCACCTTAGTCTGCCGTGGGAAAAAGACAACGTCGGAGAGAGTTTAGCCGTTGGAGATACACTTGACAACACCAACAGACAACCCGAGGAAGGGAGGCCACCGCCACACATTCAGCGCAAGCAAAATATTGTAGACGTCTGTATAAAATGTCTCTTTTGTTTATGCCCTACTCAAACTGCCGGAGACCACCAAATTTG TGTGTTACCTTGTGGCCTTGTATGTGGTTACTCATGCATGGCGAAAATAATCGCAGACGAAACCGAG ACCTGTCCCATGTGTGGGGAAAACCACATGGAATTCGACGTCACAAAACTGGACATTCTCCCCGAGCAAATGGCAACGGAG GAGTAA
- the LOC130998461 gene encoding DNA repair protein XRCC3 homolog: protein MNLQTPLNVLCTKKITFGCPILDRVFGGGIPICSITELVGEGGTGKTQLMLQLALNTQLPEALGGQSGNSLYPNSELSFPIRRLNEIASNNPFLEDNPLDKVFVHSLGSFDELLSIVARVEPFLSNNNVKLIIVDSVTTLFRTEFSNNGADMSRRQQMFFKIAGKFKMFASKYDLVVVMTNQVVDCISGSSNESIGNIETLRSSERNVIPALGLSWANCVNTRLMILKSNKINCEDGKSEASTSTKCSKTSRTLVVIFAPHLGPANCDIEINSDGVFGFNSS from the coding sequence ATGAATTTGCAAACACCCCTTAACGTTTTGTGTACCAAAAAAATCACATTTGGTTGTCCTATTCTTGATCGTGTATTCGGCGGTGGAATTCCTATCTGTAGTATTACCGAACTAGTCGGCGAAGGTGGGACCGGGAAAACACAACTTATGTTACAATTGGCGCTAAACACGCAGTTACCGGAAGCATTAGGAGGTCAATCAGGTAATTCGTTGTACCCGAATTCGGAATTATCATTTCCAATTAGAAGATTGAATGAAATTGCTTCCAACAATCCCTTTCTCGAAGATAACCCGTTGGATAAGGTCTTTGTTCATTCCCTCGGAAGTTTTGACGAACTTTTATCAATTGTTGCACGTGTAGAACCGTTTTTGTCAAACAATAATGTTAAGCTCATTATAGTTGACTCCGTGACAACATTATTTAGAACGGAGTTCTCAAATAATGGGGCCGATATGTCGAGGCGACAACAAATGTTCTTCAAGATTGCGGGTAAATTTAAGATGTTTGCAAGTAAGTACGATCTAGTTGTTGTGATGACAAATCAAGTTGTCGACTGCATTTCGGGGTCCTCGAATGAAAGCATAGGGAACATTGAGACATTGCGAAGTTCTGAACGTAATGTCATTCCGGCTTTGGGTTTGTCATGGGCAAATTGCGTCAATACAAGGCTTATGATTTTGAAATCCAATAAGATAAATTGCGAAGATGGAAAATCAGAAGCGTCAACTAGTACAAAATGTTCTAAAACCTCCAGAACTTTGGTCGTGATATTTGCACCACATCTTGGACCAGCAAATTGTGACATTGAAATCAATTCTGACGGTGTATTCGGCTTCAATTCTTCGTAA